Proteins encoded by one window of Danaus plexippus chromosome Z, MEX_DaPlex, whole genome shotgun sequence:
- the LOC133320016 gene encoding uncharacterized protein LOC133320016 yields MGLVCKKTATGARMFELPESAGEGTADLLARKLQELAPEAKIARPIQCAELRITGLDDSVGKEDVLAAVARQGSCSAEHIKVGQVRFRGDFGTGAVWVKCPVIAAKTLADAGRLLVGWCSARVQTLEPRPMRCFRCLEIGHTGMRCPSTTDRSGLCFRCGGEGHTASDCRKEPHCLVCAAAGAPANHMVGGKNCHPPKRRKKGKGPINTSAPTTKPAGTEEATTTL; encoded by the coding sequence ATGGGTCTCGTCTGTAAGAAGACGGCAACGGGGGCCCGTATGTTCGAGCTCCCGGAGAGTGCGGGCGAGGGAACAGCTGATCTCCTCGCACGAAAACTCCAAGAGCTGGCTCCTGAAGCGAAGATCGCCAGGCCCATACAGTGTGCCGAACTGCGCATTACGGGTCTGGACGACTCGGTCGGAAAGGAGGACGTCCTCGCAGCCGTTGCACGACAGGGAAGTTGCTCAGCCGAGCATATCAAGGTCGGGCAGGTGCGGTTTCGAGGAGACTTCGGCACCGGCGCAGTCTGGGTGAAGTGTCCCGTCATAGCTGCCAAGACACTCGCTGACGCTGGTCGATTGTTGGTCGGCTGGTGCTCGGCGAGGGTGCAGACACTCGAGCCTCGCCCAATGCGATGCTTCCGGTGCCTGGAGATAGGACACACTGGCATGCGGTGCCCGTCAACCACCGACCGCAGCGGTCTGTGCTTCCGCTGCGGCGGTGAGGGGCATACGGCCAGTGATTGCAGGAAGGAGCCGCATTGCCTGGTCTGCGCAGCAGCTGGAGCTCCCGCAAACCATATGGTGGGTGGGAAGAACTGTCACCCGCCTAAGAGAAGGAAGAAGGGTAAGGGGCCCATAAACACCTCGGCCCCGACCACTAAACCTGCCGGTACGGAGGAAGCTACAACAACACTCTAA